In Pseudonocardia cypriaca, a single genomic region encodes these proteins:
- a CDS encoding SDR family NAD(P)-dependent oxidoreductase codes for MATYGERVRTVALDVTDAAAARQAVDTAVREFGRLDVVVNNAGYANSAPIEEMADDDFRAQIEANLFGVVNVTRAALPVLRAQRSGHIVQFSSIGGRVGGTPGMGAYQTAKFGVEGFSEVLDAEVRPLGIRVVIVEPGPFRTEWSTTSMVRAEVGPDYEATVGEVNRMREATAAGWPGDPARAAKIILDVVAMDDPPLRLLLGATAVDLAVRSAEERTAEARRWADLSRAADFPAVGAPA; via the coding sequence GTGGCGACCTACGGCGAACGGGTGCGCACGGTGGCGCTCGACGTCACCGACGCGGCGGCGGCTCGGCAGGCCGTCGACACGGCCGTGCGCGAGTTCGGCCGCCTGGACGTGGTGGTCAACAACGCCGGGTACGCCAACAGCGCACCGATCGAGGAGATGGCCGACGACGACTTCCGGGCGCAGATCGAGGCCAACCTGTTCGGCGTCGTCAACGTCACCCGGGCCGCACTGCCCGTGCTGCGCGCGCAGCGCTCCGGGCACATCGTGCAGTTCTCCTCGATCGGCGGGCGAGTCGGCGGCACGCCCGGCATGGGCGCCTACCAGACCGCCAAGTTCGGGGTGGAGGGCTTCTCCGAGGTGCTCGACGCCGAGGTGCGGCCGCTCGGTATCCGGGTGGTCATCGTGGAGCCGGGGCCGTTCCGCACCGAGTGGAGCACCACCTCGATGGTCCGTGCCGAGGTCGGGCCGGACTACGAGGCGACGGTCGGCGAGGTGAACCGCATGCGGGAGGCCACCGCGGCCGGCTGGCCGGGCGACCCGGCGCGCGCCGCGAAGATCATCCTCGACGTGGTGGCGATGGACGACCCGCCGCTGCGCCTGCTGCTGGGTGCCACCGCCGTCGACCTGGCCGTGCGCTCTGCGGAGGAGCGGACCGCGGAGGCCCGCCGGTGGGCCGACCTGAGCCGTGCCGCCGACTTCCCGGCCGTCGGCGCCCCCGCCTAA
- a CDS encoding helix-turn-helix transcriptional regulator: MTLSTPARLLRLLSLLQGRREWAGTELAERLGVTDRTVRRDVGRLRELGYPVEGTTGTAGGYRLASGEDLPPLLLDDDEAVAIATSLLGTLGDGETAGRALAKLTQVMPGRLRRRVSAVGESVVSVPDHRGARIDPGVLAVLAAAVRDREIVRFAYRRRDDTMTERRVEPHHVVASHGLWYLIAFDTRADDWRTFRVDRIDRPESVRLRFTPRDLPAGDPAEHVRRTIASTPYRYAVRATVPEPAEAVRSRLPMAIPGRIQPIDEASCTVALGAESFELLVRDVVALGPGARLEGSPEVLARLRDVGRWLAEQG; the protein is encoded by the coding sequence GGCGCGAGTGGGCCGGCACCGAGCTCGCCGAGCGCCTCGGGGTCACCGACCGGACGGTGCGCCGCGACGTCGGCAGGCTGCGCGAGCTCGGCTACCCGGTCGAGGGCACCACCGGCACCGCAGGCGGCTACCGCCTCGCCTCCGGCGAGGACCTGCCACCCCTCCTGCTCGACGACGACGAGGCGGTCGCGATCGCCACGAGCCTGCTCGGCACGCTCGGCGACGGGGAGACCGCGGGCCGGGCGCTCGCCAAGCTCACGCAGGTGATGCCGGGCCGGCTGCGGCGACGGGTGAGCGCCGTCGGCGAGTCCGTCGTGTCGGTGCCCGACCACCGCGGCGCGCGGATCGACCCCGGGGTGCTCGCGGTGCTCGCGGCGGCGGTGCGCGACCGTGAGATCGTCCGGTTCGCCTACCGCCGCCGCGACGACACCATGACCGAGCGGCGGGTGGAACCGCACCACGTGGTGGCGTCCCACGGCCTCTGGTACCTGATCGCGTTCGACACCCGGGCGGACGACTGGCGGACGTTCCGGGTGGACCGCATCGACCGTCCCGAGTCGGTGCGGCTGCGGTTCACGCCACGCGACCTGCCCGCGGGCGACCCGGCCGAGCACGTCCGACGGACGATCGCCTCGACGCCCTACCGGTACGCCGTGCGCGCCACCGTGCCGGAGCCGGCCGAGGCCGTGCGTTCCCGGCTGCCGATGGCGATCCCCGGCAGGATCCAGCCGATCGACGAGGCGTCGTGCACGGTGGCGCTGGGTGCCGAGTCGTTCGAGCTCCTCGTGCGCGACGTGGTCGCGCTGGGGCCCGGGGCGCGGCTGGAGGGCTCGCCCGAGGTGCTGGCGCGCCTGCGGGACGTGGGCCGCTGGCTCGCCGAGCAGGGTTAG
- a CDS encoding TetR/AcrR family transcriptional regulator → MMGSHERPARRRDAAATREAILRAALVAFTRHGYDGVGVREIANAAGVTAMLVNRYFGSKERLFAEVVEVAFAQRTLIADDVASLSRFAAGALVAAEPRSVDGFLLMLRSVANPRAAEILRAAIDAHFQRPLQALLPGAQAPERAALFLSVLAGVRLMQQVLDNPALATTDASALEGRLESLFRQLVDPPG, encoded by the coding sequence ATGATGGGGTCCCACGAACGGCCGGCCCGCCGGCGCGACGCCGCCGCCACGCGGGAGGCGATCCTGCGCGCGGCGCTGGTCGCCTTCACGCGTCACGGCTACGACGGGGTGGGCGTGCGGGAGATCGCCAACGCGGCCGGGGTGACCGCGATGCTGGTGAACCGCTACTTCGGCTCGAAGGAGCGGCTGTTCGCCGAGGTCGTCGAGGTGGCCTTCGCGCAGCGCACGCTGATCGCCGACGACGTGGCGTCATTGAGCCGGTTCGCCGCTGGCGCACTGGTGGCCGCCGAACCGCGATCGGTGGACGGCTTCCTGTTGATGCTGCGCTCGGTGGCCAACCCCCGCGCCGCCGAGATACTCCGAGCCGCCATCGACGCCCACTTCCAGCGCCCGCTGCAGGCGCTGCTGCCCGGTGCACAGGCACCCGAGCGCGCCGCGCTGTTCCTGTCCGTGCTGGCAGGCGTTCGGCTCATGCAGCAGGTGCTGGACAACCCGGCACTCGCCACGACGGATGCGAGCGCACTGGAAGGGCGCCTGGAGTCGCTGTTCCGGCAGCTGGTCGACCCGCCCGGGTAG